The following are from one region of the Bos mutus isolate GX-2022 chromosome 18, NWIPB_WYAK_1.1, whole genome shotgun sequence genome:
- the DDX28 gene encoding probable ATP-dependent RNA helicase DDX28 — translation MALARQLRLLSLATRLLLAPQRDLTGRGPDEPLPVVRIPRGLQRRQEQRQSGQRSPLRPVLVRPGPLLISARRPELNQPARQTLGRWEAAPLVSRGWKHRRARQDYFSIERAQHEAPALRNLSSKGSFADLGLEPRVLSALQEAAPEVVRPTTVQSSTIPPLLRGRHILCAAETGSGKTLGYMLPLLQRLLGQPSLYTSRIPAPRGLVLVPSRELAEQVRAVAQPLGSSLGLRVQELGGGHGMSRVRLQLSKHPPAEVLVATPGALWKALKGQLISLTQLSFLVLDEVDTLLDESFLELVDYILEKSHIAEGPADLKDPFNPKAQLVLVGATFPEGVGQLLSKVASLDSLTTITSSKLHCIMPHVKQTFMRLKGAEKVTELVQILKQHDRAHRTGSTGTVLVFCNSSSTVNWLGYILDDHKIQHLRLQGQMPASMRAGIFQSFQKGSRDILLCTDIASRGLDSTQVELVINYDFPLTLQDYIHRAGRVGRVGSEVPGTVISFVTHPWDVSLVQKIELAARRRRSLPGLGSSVSEPLHQETLLQQA, via the coding sequence ATGGCTCTAGCACGGCAGCTACGGCTGTTGTCGCTCGCGACTCGGTTGCTTCTGGCGCCTCAACGGGACCTGACAGGCCGCGGTCCCGACGAGCCCCTGCCCGTGGTGCGCATCCCGCGGGGTCTACAGAGGCGGCAGGAACAGCGGCAGAGCGGGCAGCGGAGTCCCCTGCGGCCGGTGTTGGTGCGACCTGGCCCGCTGCTGATCTCGGCGCGGCGGCCGGAGTTGAACCAGCCCGCACGCCAAACTCTGGGCCGTTGGGAGGCTGCGCCACTCGTTTCGCGAGGCTGGAAGCATCGGCGCGCTCGCCAGGACTATTTCTCCATTGAGCGCGCTCAGCATGAGGCCCCAGCGCTGCGGAACCTCTCGTCCAAGGGCAGCTTCGCCGATCTGGGTCTGGAGCCCCGTGTGCTGAGCGCACTCCAAGAAGCTGCTCCCGAAGTCGTTCGGCCCACAACCGTGCAGTCGAGTACCATTCCCCCATTACTTCGCGGCCGCCACATCCTCTGCGCCGCGGAAACCGGCAGTGGCAAGACTCTCGGCTACATGCTACCTCTGCTTCAACGGCTCTTGGGCCAGCCAAGCCTGTACACCAGTCGTATCCCTGCTCCTCGAGGCCTGGTCCTTGTGCCTTCTCGAGAATTAGCTGAACAGGTGCGGGCCGTGGCCCAGCCCTTGGGCAGCTCCTTAGGCCTCCGGGTGCAGGAGTTAGGGGGAGGCCATGGCATGAGTAGGGTCAGGCTGCAACTGTCCAAACATCCTCCAGCAGAAGTACTGGTGGCCACTCCAGGGGCTCTGTGGAAGGCCCTGAAAGGTCAACTGATCAGCCTGACGCAGCTCTCTTTCTTGGTGTTGGATGAGGTAGATACATTGTTGGATGAAAGTTTCCTGGAACTGGTGGATTACATCTTGGAGAAGAGTCACATAGCAGAAGGCCCCGCTGACTTAAAAGACCCTTTCAATCCCAAAGCTCAGTTAGTGCTGGTGGGGGCCACATTTCCCGAAGGTGTAGGCCAGCTGCTGAGTAAAGTTGCCAGCTTAGACTCTCTAACCACCATTACCAGTTCCAAGCTCCACTGCATCATGCCTCATGTCAAACAGACGTTCATGAGGCTGAAAGGAGCAGAGAAGGTAACTGAGTTAGTGCAGATCCTCAAGCAGCATGACAGAGCACACAGGACTGGCTCCACAGGAACTGTTCTCGTGTTCTGTAACAGCTCCAGCACTGTGAACTGGCTGGGATATATTCTGGATGACCACAAAATCCAACACTTAAGACTGCAGGGACAAATGCCAGCCTCCATGAGGGCAGGTATCTTCCAGTCCTTCCAGAAAGGTTCCCGAGACATACTTCTCTGCACAGACATCGCCTCTCGGGGCCTGGACAGCACCCAGGTGGAACTCGTCATCAATTATGATTTCCCTCTCACCCTGCAGGATTACATCCACAGAGCAGGGAGGGTGGGCCGTGTGGGGAGTGAGGTGCCAGGAACAGTCATCAGCTTTGTGACCCATCCCTGGGATGTGAGCCTAGTTCAGAAGATTGAGCTGGCAGCTCGCAGGAGGAGAAGTCTTCCAGGTCTAGGATCCTCAGTAAGTGAGCCTTTGCACCAGGAAACCTTACTGCAGCAGGCTTAA
- the DPEP2NB gene encoding LOW QUALITY PROTEIN: DPEP2 neighbor protein (The sequence of the model RefSeq protein was modified relative to this genomic sequence to represent the inferred CDS: substituted 3 bases at 3 genomic stop codons) gives MEEPAALAPTSPPTPGHCHVLYRGHGKAQVGWPGETHCLVGGYXAYGDAPVATPAKVEAEKPVLSRTPKRQRALTEXDKDLSCSSPKIQXLQHGGRRLTPQKPAG, from the exons atggaggagcctg CAGCTCTGGCTCCCACTTCCCCTCCTACACCTGGTCACTGCCATGTCCTCTACCGAGGGCATGGAAAAGCACAGGTAGGCTGGCCTGGGGAGACACACTGCCTGGTCGGTGGCTACTGAGCCTACGGGGATGCTCCCGTGGCCACCCCAGCCAAGGTGGAAGCAGAGAAGCCAGTCCTCAGCCGCACTCCCAAGAGACAGCGAGCTCTGACGGAATAGGATAAAGACCTCAGTTGCTCCAGCCCCAAAATTCAGTGACTGCAGCATGGTGGCAGGAGGCTGACCCCACAGAAGCCTGCTGGCTGA